The Desmodus rotundus isolate HL8 chromosome 3, HLdesRot8A.1, whole genome shotgun sequence genome includes a region encoding these proteins:
- the DLGAP3 gene encoding disks large-associated protein 3, which yields MRGYHGDRGSHPRPARFADQQHMDVGPAARAPYLLGSGEAFSTEPRFCAPRAGLGHLSPEGPLSLSEGPSVGPEVGPGGTGVGGGSSTFPRMYPGQGPFDTCEDCVGHPQGKGAPRLPPTLLDQFEKQLPVQQDGFHTLPYQRGPAGSGPGPGPGSGSAPEARSESPSRIRHLVHSVQKLFAKSHSLEAPGKRDYNGPKADGRGGSGGDSYSGPGSGGPHTSHHHHHHHHHHHHQSRHGKRSKSKDRKGDGRHPAKAAGWWSSDDNLDSDSGFLAGGRPPGEPGGPFCLEAPDGSYRDLSFKGRSGGSEGRCLACTGMSMSLDGQSVKRSAWHTMMVGQGRDGYPGAGPGKGLLGPEAKAKTRTYHYLQVPQDDWGGYPTGGKDGEIPCRRMRSGSYIKAMGDEESGDSDGSPKTSPKAVARRFTSRRSSSVDQARINCCVPPRIHPRSSIPGYSRSLTTGQLSEELNQQLEAVCGSVFGELESQAVDALDLPGCFRMRSHSYLRAIQAGCSQDDDCLPLLAAPASVSGRPGSSFNFRKAPPPIPGSQAPPRISITAQSSTDSAHESFPTAEGPARRCSSADGLDGPAVGARTLELAPVPPRASPKPPTLIIKTIPGREELRSLARQRKWRPSIGVQVETISDSDTENRSRREFHSIGVQVEEDKRRARFKRSNSVTAGVQADLELEGLAGLATVATEDKALQFGRSFQRHASEPQPGPRAPTYSVFRTVHTQGQWAYREGYPLPYEPPATDGSPGPAPAPTPGPGAGRRDSWMERGSRSLPDSGRTSPCPRDGEWFIKMLRAEVEKLEHWCQQMEREAEDYELPEEILEKIRSAVGSTQLLLSQKVQQFFRLCQQSMDPTAFPVPTFQDLAGFWDLLQLSIEDVTLKFLELQQLKANSWKLLEPKEEKVPPPIPKKPSRGRGVPVKERSLDSVDRQRQEARKRLLAAKRAASFRHSSATESADSIEIYIPEAQTRL from the exons ATGAGGGGTTACCATGGCGACCGAGGCAGCCATCCCCGCCCAGCCCGCTTTGCTGACCAGCAGCATATGGACGTGGGCCCAGCTGCCAGGGCCCCGTACCTGCTGGGCTCCGGGGAGGCCTTCTCCACCGAGCCCCGCTTCTGTGCCCCGAGAGCTGGCCTGGGACACCTTTCTCCCGAAGGGCCCCTGAGCCTGAGTGAGGGGCCATCGGTAGGCCCCGAGGTAGGGCCAGGGGGGACTGGAGTTGGGGGGGGTAGCAGCACCTTCCCCAGGATGTACCCCGGCCAGGGCCCCTTTGACACCTGTGAAGACTGTGTGGGCCACCCACAGGGCAAGGGTGCCCCCCGCCTGCCTCCCACACTCCTGGACCAGTTTGAAAAGCAGTTGCCAGTTCAGCAGGATGGCTTCCACACACTACCATACCAGCGAGGTCCGGCAGGCTCTGGGCCCGGGCCAGGGCCAGGGTCGGGCTCTGCCCCCGAGGCCCGCAGTGAGAGCCCCAGCCGCATCCGACATCTGGTTCACTCTGTGCAGAAGCTCTTTGCCAAGTCCCACTCTCTGGAGGCCCCAGGAAAGCGGGACTATAATGGGCCCAAGGCTGATGGAAGAGGTGGCTCTGGGGGAGACAGCTACTCTGGCCCAGGCTCTGGAGGACCCCacacctcccaccaccaccatcaccatcaccaccaccaccaccaccagtccCGGCATGGCAAGAGGAGCAAGAGCAAGGACCGCAAGGGGGATGGGCGGCACCCGGCCAAGGCTGCGGGCTGGTGGAGCTCGGATGACAACTTGGACAGTGATAGTGGCTTCCTGGCGGGTGGGCGGCCTCCTGGGGAGCCAGGTGGCCCCTTCTGCCTGGAGGCCCCAGATGGGTCCTACCGGGACTTGAGCTTCAAGGGGCGCTCGGGTGGGTCAGAAGGCCGCTGTCTTGCCTGCACTGGCATGTCCATGTCTCTGGATGGACAATCGGTCAAGCGAAGTGCCTGGCATACCATGATGGTTGGCCAGGGCCGGGATGGATACCCAGGGGCCGGGCCAGGCAAGGGGCTCCTGGGTCCAGAGGCCAAGGCCAAAACCAGGACTTATCACTATCTGCAG GTGCCGCAAGATGATTGGGGGGGTTACCCAACCGGGGGCAAGGATGGGGAGATCCCCTGCCGCAGGATGCGGAGTGGCAGCTACATCAAAGCCATGGGGGATGAGGAGAGCGGAGACTCAGATGGCAGCCCCAAGACATCTCCCAAAGCAGTGGCTCGGCGCTTCACTTCCCGCCGCTCCTCCAGTGTGGACCAGGCCCGGATCAA CTGCTGCGTGCCACCCCGGATCCATCCCCGGAGCTCCATCCCTGGCTACAGCCGGTCCCTCACCACTGGACAG CTCAGCGAGGAGCTGAACCAGCAACTGGAGGCTGTGTGCGGGTCTGTGTTTGGGGAGCTCGAATCCCAAGCCGTGGACGCCCTGGACCTGCCCGGCTGTTTCCGCATGCGGAGCCACAGCTACCTCCGGGCCATCCAGGCCGGCTGCTCTCAAGACGACGACTGCCTGCCCCTCCTTGCTGCCCCCGCCTCTGTCTCAGGGAGGCCCGGCTCCT CCTTCAACTTCAGAAAGGCCCCGCCCCCCATCCCGGGaagccaggccccgccccgcaTCTCCATCACCGCCCAGAGCAGCACGGACTCCGCCCACGAGAGCTTCCCTACGGCTGAGGGCCCCGCCCGGCGCTGCAGCTCCGCCGACGGGTTGGACGGCCCCGCCGTGGGTGCGCGCACTCTGGAGTTGGCGCCGGTGCCACCTCGGGCCAGCCCCAAGCCCCCCACGCTCATCATCAAGACTATTCCTGGCAGGGAGGAGCTGCGGAGCCTGGCGCGGCAGCGGAAGTGGCGGCCGTCCATTGGGGTGCAG GTGGAGACTATCTCAGACTCAGACACGGAGAACAGGAGTCGAAGAGAGTTCCACTCCATAGGCGTCCAGGTGGAAGAGGACAAGAG GCGGGCGAGGTTCAAGCGCTCCAACAGTGTGACGGCTGGCGTACAGGCAGACCTGGAGCTGGAGGGCCTGGCTGGCCTGGCCACGGTGGCCACAGAAGACAAGGCCCTACAGTTCGGACGCTCCTTCCAGAGGCACGCCTCTGAACCCCAGCCCGGACCCCGGGCCCCCACCTACTCAGTCTTCCGCACGGTCCACACGCAGGGCCAGTGGGCCTACCGCGAGGGCTACCCACTGCCGTATGAGCCGCCGGCCACCGATGGGtcgccaggccctgcccctgcccccacccccggccctggGGCCGGCCGCCGTGACTCCTGGATGGAGCGTGGCTCACGTAGCCTCCCCGACTCAGGCCGCACGTCCCCCTGCCCGCGGGACGGCGAGTGGTTCATCAAGATGCTGAGGGCGGAAGTGGAGAAGCTGGAGCATTGGTGCCAACAGATGGAGCGCGAGGCGGAGGACTACGAGCTGCCGGAGGAGA TCCTGGAGAAGATCCGCAGTGCTGTGGGCAGCACACAACTTCTCCTGTCCCAGAAGGTTCAGCAGTTCTTCCGGCTGTGTCAGCAAAGCATG GACCCCACTGCGTTCCCTGTGCCCACCTTCCAGGACCTGGCGGGTTTCTGGGACCTCCTGCAGCTCTCTATTGAGGATGTGACCCTCAAGTTCCTGGAGCTACAGCAACTCAAGGCCAACAGCTGGAAACTCCTGGAGCCTAAG GAGGAGAAGGTCCCTCCACCGATACCAAAGAAGCCCTCGCGGGGCCGGGGCGTGCCGGTGAAGGAGCGCTCCCTGGACTCGGTGGACCGGCAGCGGCAGGAAGCGCGCAAGCGGCTCCTGGCGGCCAAGCGCGCCGCCTCCTTCCGCCACAGCTCGGCAACCGAGAGCGCCGACAGCATCGAGATCTACATCCCTGAGGCCCAGACCAGGCTGTGA